In Cicer arietinum cultivar CDC Frontier isolate Library 1 chromosome 7, Cicar.CDCFrontier_v2.0, whole genome shotgun sequence, the genomic window GCACCATTTCTAGaaaactcaatttaaatttGCCCTAAATACATTTGCATTTTGAAAAGCTTAAATTAAGTTTTCCAGTACAATCATTTAAATGTGTcctagaaattttttttaattgtgttatgGAAATCTTCCATGAAGAATCGCCGGTTATTTAGGTTTTAAACATGTAAAATGAGTGTTTTGAGTAGAACATCGAAGTAGGTGTATAAATAATTGTGGGAGTAGggttataatttttgtaaatttattaacaaaaacATTTGGTATCAACTATGTTGTGGTCTTTCGAAACCCAACCAACCGATATTATTCTCTATTGTTCAGTTTTAAtggtttatttataatttatttcataaatattaaagtattattttaattttgaaatattttactaataattaaatcacAAGTTTTATTTTCATGTATTATGTAAAACTATAAGTagacacatttttttttgtttatttcgGGGAGAATCTTCTATCTTCATTTATTGTCCTATGTCGtttctaataaatatttattgtccTATATCgtttctaataaataaaatagataattcaCCTGGTAGATAACTCCACACAATTGATCCTTAAGGAGATGAATGAATAATTCAGATAATGCACAATTCTCTACGCTATCACAAGCTTCCTTGAAGTTTATTCGAAAATATGTACTAGAAAATGGAACCTTGTACGTAGTGTCCCGTTTGTACCATATTTTCATAGTAGCATCATCTGTTATACAGCTTGGAGAAGTCGAATGTTGACAATCATCATCATATATGTCTTCCAAATGTACAGAAGAGATGGTAGGAATAAACTCATTCTTTGAAGGAAGATACAACGAGTAATCGATACTGGGAGAGTTTCTCCACAGCTTCATTAAACTTCTATCAATATCTTCGACGGAATAATATATTCCAAACCACGATTCAAATTTGGGAGCTGAAAAGTAGAGCAGCAAAATTCGATCatctttaagaaaaaataacttacaacactaatttttaaaacaacatttcACCAGGTAGAGTAAGCTATATATCACACAAGGTCATATTTCCTCTTATTTTATCGTAAATCCAAATATATGTGTATAAGTATAGTGCAACAAGAAATACGTCAATCATCTCTTTGAAACAATAACTTGCAacactaatttttaaaacaacatttcATGAGACCTATTAATTTAtagtaaattcaaatatatgtgtatacattatatatatttttgtttatatttaaatccCTGTAAATGATTAGACCTACCCCTCTAATTATTAGGCTATCCTTCATCCACTCAACTTAAGGATGATAGAGGTGTGAGCAGCAAAAGCAAACAGAGGTCAaatgataaaagaaaacaaacaatGCAATTGTCAATTATAGAGAAAAGATCGCACCTCTCATTTGGAAGACATTGGATACCATGTCTACTCTCATGTTTTCAGGAACAAAGAAACGAAGAAGTTGTCTTATTAGCTGCTTATTCCATCTCTTGTACGCATAGTCGGCATAGATGACATGTTCCCGCGAATATAAGagcaaattttctttaaaaaaagatTAGATTAAGCCAACACTAATATTTCCAAAAATCAAAACAGTAATGtttaagaaaatacaaaaaataataagacagaaaaaattcaagaaaaagaTACACAAAAATGGATACGGTCTTACAGAGTAACATGCGCCCTTCAACTAATATACCCTTAATATCAAAGTTTTGGAAAAGATTCTTTCATACGGGAAGAAACCTTTATTTATAGGTTACATGTATTCTTAAAGgggaaatgataaaaaaaaataaaaaattaacctaTTAAAAcatagaaaaacaaaacaaacataaCAATTAACTAACTCAATAATTAACTACTAAATGCTCAATAACTCTTAACAAGTTTTACTAATCCAAGTACTAACACTATcatataattgatttaaaaacaaAGGAAATATATTAGAAACCTGATAGTTTAGCAGCGTAATCAAGTTGAGACTTCCCATCTCCAAATATGAAATCCATTTTTCCAATACACTTAAGTTCCTCAAATATCCACTTCGGTAGAGAACTTTTGCGCAACAACTTAAGGTACTGGTAGACAAATCCAATAATATCCTTGACCTAAAAGGATAAgataaaagttaaattataatgaagaaaagaaataataaactacattttttacaaaataatgtttaaaCTTGAATGTACATGCTGATACGATAtccaataaaattaacaataatgtTTAAACTTGAATGTACATGCTGATACGATAtccaataaaattaacaattgatTAGTGATACTCATTAAAAACACAACATTTATAAAGGCCCTACTCAAGTTAAGAAAATGTGGTTACCTTTTGTAGACCCAAGTGAGTAAGATGTATGGAAATGACAAAGATGTAAGCTATGGATGTACGATATATTCCAGATTCCTCAACAAGAGCAGTTAAAGATGTAGCCCACCCACGAGATTTTAGTAAAGAAAACAAGCTACCTGGACCCTCTGACATGTTAATTAAATCATTATTAATAAACCACACCATAAATTATTCAACTTCTAGCATTAAAATGACCAACACTTTGAATGAAGTTACATACAATAGTAAAGCATCATTGATGAGATTTAAAAAGAGCAAAATATTTACTACAGATTAATGGCATATATAATCAATAACTAGAACGTCCATTACATATTTGGCAAAATTTATGAATCACATTGATGAATCTCGAGAAAGATTCTAGAGTTCAGAGTgaaataaatggttaaatatcTTACCATATTCAAGAATATGGCAGACATATCCGTCTGGTTTatgtaaaaattgtttttgCAGGGATGGCAACGTCCAAGATAATTCAAGAATATCCCTATCATCTGAAGATTCCACTCAGTATAGTTTTCCACACCTCCAAATGGAAGATTTTTTGGGAAGCAAGTggtttatcttttttctttgtAAACGAGCAATCCGAAATGGCTTCCAAgctttttttgttcttttctgTAACCTCCTGGAACCCATTTTTACAGAATCGAATAGTGTTACAACCCAATCCTGCAGCACGTCAAGAGACTCTGCGTAAAAGAATATCagtatttaaataaaacaatatatttgcAATCAGTTAATGTAATgcaaattaaaaacaaactgggtaaaaaaaatatacctcctccaataataacaaatttcatTTTAGCTCCGTAATAGTATTTTTCGTGAAATTCCAAAACTTTCGTGCGGAGATGAGTATAGTCGTCCATTTCTTCCATCAGACTATTTTTGTTCCCTTTATGTTATGTCCATgacaataaatacataaaatagaaatatcaataatacattatataatctaaaaaaaactaattgacCAACAAATCGGTGAAGAACAGAATACAACATACCAGGAAGAAATTTATTATAAGGATGATTGAGTTTTGATGTATGGCACCGCAAATGTTGAAGACGCCTATCAACAGAATCTTTGTCTAATTCAAATTCTGtttaaaaaaacaagttaaGTTTTCcccttcaaaaaaaaaaaagaaaaatagaaatcggtttcataatattaaaatgaaacatACCTTCATCGAGTGCAATTAGTTCCTGCTCTAAGGTTTCCTCTTAGACAAGAGGTGAAATAAAGCATTGAGAAAATCTAATACAAAAAACCAatacaaaatgttaagcaaaaaTCTAACTCGTCAAGACGGACATGAATACCCAAAGTTCTTTAGAGCATGTTTGTTTTTGTAGTGGTTCCCcataattttgtcaaattcaGCACAAAGTTAAATCTCAAGTACAGCTATATACATGCTAAAACTGAATCATAACTTAAACTCAACTAGATTCACTGCAAATTGTAACCAACAAAATATATTCTTAATCAAATAGGATACTATTTGACACGAAATCGTGTGTTACTACACTATTCATGACTGCATTAATATTGAGTCAACAAAATTTTCAACTCAACTATGCAATTACTATGATTTTCAGTCAAgaacaaattttattataattgaatCACCTACTACAATGTTTTGTGATTGTTAAAGGAGAGATAATAAAGAGAAGAAATCAAGAGAGTGATCTAGAGAGTGTTGCAGACTCTTGATAAAGGAACCTAAtctaattttattgtttaaacATTCATGACTCATTCGTGAACAATACAATACTTTCAGGATAATTAGCATTgttgatcaaaatattaaatattagtaaTCCTCCCAATTTCTAATAAAAGAGCAATTTCCAACGAACTTATTTCTGATAGCAATAAGTTAACATACTCACCCCAGTAGGGAATTGTCAACtaataaattacaattacaaatgAAATTCACTCAAAGCCACATGCCCAAGTGATAAACACCCACAACCTCTTACCTGATGAAATACCCCGCCagtgttatatatatgtatataaaaaaaatcgcATCCTTTAAAGAAAGGGTAGttagatttatttaattttttcaaaatagtaaaataagtatttgtatttttaaaattgtccCATGTTAAAAGCAGTCAAATTTTGCATATATTTAAAactactaaatatatataaatatttttttattccgAAGACTAGAGGGAGTATAGTAAATAAATGCATAGAAGATTTCCAAAACAATCGTATGGGAAAATTATTGAAGGCATTTAAGATAATATATAATACTATTACCTAAGAATAGTTTACCTTTTCAATGCACCCTTCAAAAACTTTGGATCCACCTCGAAATAGTAGCAGGTATATTCAACATCGGTGACTTCATTTGAAGAACCACCATGCTCATCAATATAcctatcaaactgataaaacaaataaactaataaaacaTCAGTAACTTCATATATGCTGatgaaacaaaatgaaaattcaTAACATATTGATCCATTACGAGCATGTGCTATAAACAAACCTCAATTAATTCATaacatatttatcaaattaatccATTACTATAAAcgaatttaatcaaattaatctcaattaattatttgagtttCTTAAAACAAACCTCATTTGTTCCAGGGAATTTTTTACTCCCCATGACGAGCATGTGCTCTGCAAAACCAATTACGGTgttataaatttcttttaaaaataattcctTCAATGTGATAAAAATCTGCCTACCTAACATGTGTGCCACCCCTTGCACCTCGGTAGGGGCATGAATGTTTCCTGCGCCTACACACATAGCTGCGGCAGACTGTAAACAACAAAACACATGAATATATACACAGCCAAtgattaaaacatataaaaaaaccaaaattagtCATAATTGTTCTTCAATATCTACTCATATCATAACACTATCACATACTAGTAGAATCATACCATACATCCGCTAACaccattttaaagaatatattgaTTGATATGTAGCTCTCATGTAGAACCAATGATGTATTCTTATAGGGATAAATTAAATGCTATTAGCACTATATAAGTTCTTCATTAGACATCTCTAATTTTCATACACTCATTTATCACATCATTTTCTCTATATCTTTTTTTTGCTATTTTATTACCAATATACCACGTcactttctttctatttctatttctatttctttcaaagTGTAAGATGGGAGTTTAGTTGGACGTCAAACTTTTTCCTTTCATTTATAACTAaggtttaaaaattttaaagtcttttgattaaaaaatagttGGATAGAAGTATTAACAAATACCTACACAATTTTGGACGgaattatatttagtatatTGGTATGCAAACAGATTTTAGGATTTAGAGGATAGCCTCGTActagttaatttatttattactgtATATGATTGGATAGTTGTTTTTAAGTGTGTACAGCTATTTATTATGTGttcattttttaaaggaaaatcACATACGATATGTAGTACTAGcagcaataataataataaatattattattattatttaaaacaaaaacaaaaaagcaaGTTAACCAGAGTAGCAAAGCGAGGAACatatattgtaaataaaaacGCGTCTATATAACTTTGATTTAGTGTGTGCGCTTTTGTTGCAATTGATTTTTGATAGAGTAAAAGAAAATTGCAATTCTAAAAACGGAGATAAAGagatttaaaacaaaaatacctAGCAACCATAACATAAAAACAACTTcacatcaaaaataaaaataaacttaaataaatcaAGAAATCAAAGTTTAAACAGTAATAATAAAGTGATGAAGATACCAGTATAGTGCTTCCCTCTCCTTCGATTTCTTTAATAGAAATTCGAGGATCGTGCACGAGGAGTGCTTCAAGGCCGTTGTGGAGGTTCACGATTCGGTAATCCCGAACGTCATAGCGAGACTTGCGAATCTTGGAAAATGTCGCAAGATCTTTCATGGTGGAAGCTTCTATTGAAAAACACAGAACAAACGAAACAAAAATGAGAGCGTGAAAATGGAgatgaaatgaaaaatgaagtGGTTAAAGAGAGAGAACCTTCCTCTGTTGAGAGTGTTAGAGAGTGAGGGAGAGCAAGAACCTTCCTCTAGCTTTGAGTGAGAGTGCTGGAGAGTGAGGGAGAGTGAGAGTGCTGGAGAGTGAGGGAGAGCGAGAGAGAGGGCAAGAAAGAGCGAGTGTTGGGAGTGATTGCGAAAGAGTGAGAGGAATCGGAGAAACGGTTGGGGGTAGGACAAAAGGTGTTGTGCTTGGTACTCTTATTCCTCACTCATTCTTGCTCATTTCATTTGCTTGGAATGTATCTTCCaaatcaaaaatttaaattaaataataataataaaatcaaatattaattcTTTCAAGTTATTAGTTATTCAagtgaaatttatttattttaatcgtGTATCATGACATAAATGGTTGCAGAGCATGTCCATTGGAATTGCAGGTGTATATGGAAGATGTCATCATGCATATGCATGTATGCATGGATGAATGGAGAGATGATACATGGATGAATGGGAGAGACGGTACCTCTGCCGTACGTATTACGTGTTAAGCCACAATATGCTACCCTAGCGCATGTACTACGTGTCTTTTTCCTCCgccaaaaataatttcaaaactatATAGATTTTTTACGGGAATCATATAAGAGAAATGTACTGCGCACCCCCCCACTTTTACCTGCCACCcccccataattttttattgaccaatttaccctttttattttatataaaatttatcagtAAATATATTACACTATTTTCTCACCCCCACATtcgaaagtttttaaaaaaatttctattaatcgaaagtttcaaactttcgaaacaatcAGAGGTTAGATTTCATCAACACATTCGAACCTTTTgtgaaaaatacaaattttcgaaatgcaaTTTTCACAAAAATCACAAAACATTCGAAACTTTGCTTAAGTATGAAAGCTTCGAAACGTGCATTTGCTGAAACTTTCGGAACTTTGCTTAAGTATGAAAGCTCCGAGGCATGATTTGGATTACACATTCGAAGATTTGGTTAATGCTGAAACcttcgaaacccaaaacacatttcgaaagtttgctTGAAGCTGAAAGTTCCGAAAGTTTTTTTCCAGCAACTTCGAAAGTTTAGATCAatgtcaaagtttcgaaattttgattttttttttttaaatttatcattatttatatatattattttttatatttattattatttatatttattactatttttgaaaacaggtatgagtagagttgaggtTCCTGCCTCAAGAAATATAATAGATTCTACGGACAAATTCATTACCGATCAGGTATTAATATTACTGATAATCTATCacggataaattttttattataactatatatttgaagttttatttgaaacatattttgtaggtatttccTTCACGAGAATCTGTGTTTGAATGGGCAAAAACCATTGGaagagaaaatggaattttaattgtcaTCATTCGTTCAGATAAAGCAACCGGAAAgaggggaagaaaagacaaattgattttgggatgcgaaagaggtggaagatataaatcaaaatcaaaatcaacagtgaCTTGTTCTCATAAGGAAAATTGTCCGTTTACTCTTAGATGTATACCCttaagtgtcggtgaaggatggaaaattagtgttcgttgtggaacacataatcatgatctacttgatactgtaactggtcattcttatttggggcgtttaaatgaagaagagaggaaatttgtcaatgacatgacaaagtataagcttgccCCCAGATTCATcctaaatgctttgaaagagagaaataaagctaATCTGACAATtccaagtcaaatatataaagcaaggagtacttatcgatcatcgTTGAGAGGTCCGTATACAGAAATgcagcatctgttgaagttaatacaacaagaaaattatgtgtattggacaagaagacgggagaattctgatgttttgagagatatattttggacacatactgattgtataaagttgttaaacacgtttcattttgttttgatatgtgatagcacatacaaaacaaacagatatcggttaccattacttgaaattgtcggtgtcacatctactagtttgacattttctgttgggtttgcttatttggaacaagagcgacaagataacttcatctgggcatttgaaaaggtacgacagttgttcaaatctgagactttaatttctaaagttattgtgactgatagagatcttgccatgatgaatgcgattagtgttgtgtttcctacttcaatacatttgctatgtcgttttcatattgaaaaaaatgttggggcaagatgcaaacaatatgtgaaaaaagataggcaagaagaagtaatggatttatggaaaaaaattgtatattcaaGTAGTGTAGAGGAGTATGATCATCACCTGCAACATTTTGAGCTagtgtgtgccgatattattctttttgttgattatgtgaaagattcgtggttaacaccttacaaagaaaggtttgtcaatgtttggaccaatagagtgatgcatttggggaacacaacatctaacaggtatttttaaatttgatttgtttgttttagaaaatatgatttactagtttgtgatttattttaatttgtattatttaatttatttgtagagttgagtctgcccattggagattgaaaaacatgctgCAAACTAGTTtgggtgatttgtgtaaaagttgggatgctgtgaatatgatgttgaagaaccaaatatgtatcattcaatcttcttttcagaaaaccatcaaggatgTTGAGCACGGGTATAATTCATCATTCTTTCAAAGTCTGCATCATTGTGTATCAaggaaatgttttaaaaaaattgacaaacagtTGCAGAGAGTGAAGATTGTAGGTACTGACAAAACAATATGTGGTTGCTCAATcagaacaactcatggattaccatgtgcttgtgagttggcaAAGTTGCAGATATCTGgtaatgttatccctttagatagcattcatgTTTTTTGAAGAACGTTAAGCCTTGAGAATTTTCTtgaggatgaagaatctttatcagattatgacatcctcctccatatgtGCATGCTCGGTGGAGTCAACATCATCGTCCTGAACCTCCTGTTGTCTTCGACGAAGCTGCCTAATAGGACGATTTGCTTCGTTGCGTCGTCGGTTTGATgctgttggtggaattctctctacATCATCACGTCTGTCACCTATGATGTTACGAATAATCTGACCAAAGGCTCCTCTCATTCTAGGCactgcaatatatcaatataccaatattaaaaacaaatgaaaaaaaataaaaaaaacccaaaataatatttcgaaagtttcactgggaaaccaaactttcgaaaccNNNNNNNNNNNNNNNNNNNNNNNNNNNNNNNNNNNNNNNNNNNNNNNNNNNNNNNNNNNNNNNNNNNNNNNNNNNNNNNNNNNNNNNNNNNNNNNNNNNNNNNNNNNNNNNNNNNNNNNNNNNNNNNNNNNNNNNNNNNNNNNNNNNNNNNNNNNNNNNNNNNNNNNNNNNNNNNNNNNNNNNNNNNNNNNNNNNNNNNNNNNNNNNNNGCTTCGAATGTTTAACATTCAACGAAATGTTCGAAGGTTTTGGAAAATTCTGGAAAAACACAGCTTCGAATGTTTAACATTCAACGAAATGTTCGAAGGTTTTGGAAAATTCTGAAAACGCAACGCTTCGAATGTTTAACATTCAACGAAATGTTCGAAGGTTTTGGAAAATTCTGGAAAAACACAGCTTCGAATGTTTAACATTCAACGAAATGTTCGAGGGTTTTGGAAATTTCTGGAAAAATACAGCTTCGAAAGTTTAACATTCAACGAAATATTCGAAGGTTTtggaaaaatctggaaaaacaaaGCTTCGAATGTTTAACATTCAAGGAAAGGTTCGAGAAATCCTTACTTTTTCACTTCGAATGTGTCAAAGGTTCGAATATTTGGTAGGGTGGGAGAATCGGATGTTTCAGAGTTTCGAACAAATGGGGAAAAAAAGGAAAGTTATTTTTTTGTAggattttatagttaaaattagggGTAATATGGTCTTTTACATATAGTTGGGGGGTGGCAGGTAAAAGTGGGGGGGTGCGCAGTACAATTCTCATCATATAACATGTTGCCAAAAACAGTTTTTCTTAAATAGTTTATAAGTGGATTATCTGAGTTATTTAACGTTCTTAACAAAAATGTTAGTTTGTTTATTTCAACaatcaaataaatttcattaacCTAAATACCATATTATAATAATCAGTgaagttgttaaataaattaaaatataattaataaaaataatcaattttattaatttcaataattataCTACGAGTACCTCAATCTTATAACTAAagatttagttttaatttaaacATTGAGAATGCATTAACTTTAAAATTGTTGAAGAAGCGTTTTGTCGCTGATTGTAATTTTATCCACTCGAATTATTAATATCTTGTGTGTAGGAGATATATCTAATTCACAACAAATATAATTAGGcaacaataaaagtaacaatAGGATGAATAACAAAACTTTGGTGTAGAAGTGTGAATTCTCAAATTTAGTAACACAAACATTGATGAAATTAAACAATATGTTGATTGGTGAGCACTTGACAAATTTCATAAGTGTTTCTTTTtagttgtttcttttttttttccaactaATTTTAgtagtttattttttctta contains:
- the LOC113787645 gene encoding nardilysin-like yields the protein MKDLATFSKIRKSRYDVRDYRIVNLHNGLEALLVHDPRISIKEIEGEGSTILSAAAMCVGAGNIHAPTEVQGVAHMLGRQIFITLKELFLKEIYNTVIGFAEHMLVMGSKKFPGTNEFDRYIDEHGGSSNEVTDVEYTCYYFEVDPKFLKEETLEQELIALDEEFELDKDSVDRRLQHLRCHTSKLNHPYNKFLPGNKNSLMEEMDDYTHLRTKVLEFHEKYYYGAKMKFVIIGGESLDVLQDWVVTLFDSVKMGSRRLQKRTKKAWKPFRIAQGPGSLFSLLKSRGWATSLTALVEESGIYRTSIAYIFVISIHLTHLGLQKVKDIIGFVYQYLKLLRKSSLPKWIFEELKCIGKMDFIFGDGKSQLDYAAKLSGF
- the LOC140918872 gene encoding protein FAR-RED IMPAIRED RESPONSE 1-like, whose translation is MEDVIMHMHVCMDEWRDDTWMNGRDGMSRVEVPASRNIIDSTDKFITDQVFPSRESVFEWAKTIGRENGILIVIIRSDKENCPFTLRCIPLSVGEGWKISVRCGTHNHDLLDTVTGHSYLGRLNEEERKFVNDMTKYKLAPRFILNALKERNKANLTIPSQIYKARSTYRSSLRGPYTEMQHLLKLIQQENYVYWTRRRENSDVLRDIFWTHTDCIKLLNTFHFVLICDSTYKTNRYRLPLLEIVGVTSTSLTFSVGFAYLEQERQDNFIWAFEKVRQLFKSETLISKVIVTDRDLAMMNAISVVFPTSIHLLCRFHIEKNVGARCKQYVKKDRQEEVMDLWKKIVYSSSVEEYDHHLQHFELVCADIILFVDYVKDSWLTPYKERFVNVWTNRVMHLGNTTSNRVESAHWRLKNMLQTSLGDLCKSWDAVNMMLKNQICIIQSSFQKTIKDVEHGYNSSFFQSLHHCVSRKCFKKIDKQLQRVKIVGTDKTICGCSIRTTHGLPCACELAKLQISGNVIPLDSIHVF